Genomic segment of Sporolituus thermophilus DSM 23256:
GACGACACTGGTGCGGTCGGAACAGTCGACGGTGCGCGAGTTTATCGGCGGCCGCCTGGAAGAGGCAAAAAAAGAGCTGGAGCGCGCCGAAGCCGCCCTGGAACGCTACAAGCGCGAACAGAAAATCGTGGCGCCGGCGGACGAGACCAAAGCGCTCGTCGACAAGCTGGCGGCGGTTGACAAATTGGCCGCGGACAACGACATCGCCCTGGCGGCCGCCCAGGCCCGACTGGCGAGCGCCGAGCAGCAGCTGGGCCGGGAAAAGCCCGGCTTTATTGCCGACAGCCCTCTCATACAGCAGTACAAGACCAAGCTGGCCGAACTGGAAGTGCAGCTGGTCAGCCTGTCGCAAAACTATACGGACAAGCACCCTAAAGTCGCCGCGGTCAAGGCGGCGATCGCCGAGACGCGCAGCAAGCTGGACGCGGAAATCGCCAGGGTGGTCAGTGCGGAAGCGCCGTCCATGAACCCCATTCACCAGGGCCTGCTACAGGCCAAACTGCAGGCCGAGGCGGAAATCGCCGTCGGCCAGGCGCGCCAGGCGGCCATCGGTCGCATCGTCGCGGACGGCGAGCGGGAAATCGCCAAGCTGCCGGCCAAGGAGCAAGGCCTGGTGAAAGTCATGCGGGATGTTACCGTGGCCCAGGAAATATACATCATGCTGGCCAAGCGCCATGAAGAAGCCCGCATCAGCGAGGTCATGCAGCCTACCGACGTCCAGGTGATTGATGCGGCCATCGCCCCGGAGAAGCCCATCAAACCCAAGATTGTGCTGAATATCGCGATTGCCGCGGTACTAGGACTCTTCCTGGGCGTCGGGTCGGCCTTCTTCCTGGAGTATATGAACAAGACCATCCGCACGGTCGACGACGTCAAGTACTACCTTGACCTGCCGGTGCTGGGGACCATCCCCGACTTTGACAGTGATACAACCCCGCGCGCCAATTCCCTGGCAGACAAGTTGAAGCGATTGTTTGGCAGCAGGAAGAAGGGGGTGTCCGCATGAGCACGAAACGCAAACTGATCGTTCATGAAGATGCCAAGTCGCCCATTGCCGAAGCCTACCGGACGCTGCGCACCAATATTAACTTTGCCAAGATGGGCGGCGAGCTCAGGTCCATATTGTTTACCAGCGCCGGACCCGGTGAAGGCAAGTCGACAACGGTAGCCAATACCGCCGTGGCCCTGGCCCAGACGGGTAAACGGATCATCATCGTTGACTGCGACCTTCGTAAGCCGGTCCAGCACAAAATATTCGGCAAGAAAAACCGGGGGGTTACCAATTACCTGGTGGAAGACACGCCAATAGACGGGCTGCTTCAGGAAACAGGCATTGAAAACCTGCTTCTCCTGCCCAGCGGGCCCATCCCGCCTAATCCGTCCGAACTCTTGGGGTCGCCCCGGATGCAGGAGCTGATCGCGTATTTGCAATCCCGGGCGGACATGGTGATAATCGACGCTCCGCCGGTAATTGCCGTAACCGACGCCTGCGTCCTGGCGTCGAAAGTCGACGGCGTCATCTTGACCATCGCTTCCGGGCTTGTCCGGCCCGAGATGGCCAAGCACGCCAAGGAACTATTAATAAAAGCCAACGGCCATATCCTGGGTGTTATTCTGAACCGGATGGAGATCGAGGAAGAACACGCCTATTATTACTATTATTATGGCAGTGAGAGATAGGCGGATTAGTTAAACTGTTTGACCAGCTTTTTTGTGCATAGTTGTGGATATTTTAGAGCGGGATTATGTGTGAGGCGATGTAAATGCGAAGAAATTTTCCCATGTTGCGCAAATTTATCCTCCTGGCAGGAGACTTTGTCCTGCTGGCCGGCGCCGCATACCTGGCATTTCAGGCGGTTTTCAGCCGGGGCGCGCCGCCCGGTATGGCGGACAGCTGGCGCAATATGGTGGCGGTAATGCTGTGCGTGGCGGTAATCCTGTTCAATGTTCACGGCCTGTTCTCCCTGGCAAGAAAGAAGTTTAGCGAACTCGCAATCAGTCTTGCCGTTGCCCTGGCTAACATATTTATCATTATTATGGCTGTAAGTTTTTTTCTGCGGGACTTTACATATTCACGCACGCTGCTTGTACTTACGTTTGCCATTCAGCTTGTCCTGCTTTTATTGTGGAAATACCTGTTCTGGCGAATAGAGCACGCCCTTATTAGCCCCAAGGATGTTTTAATTGTTGGCACTCAGCAAGAATGCGCCAGACTGGTTGCAAAACTCCAGGCACAGCTTCACCTGAACTATAACGTGCGCTATGTTTGTACAGACTGCGAAGGTAACTCTTGGCAGAAAGCGGTAGACGACATTGACCTTGTCATTATCTGCCCGGGAACGGACGTGAGGAATAAAGCTGGTATTGTCCATTTTTGCCATAACAGGGGTAAAAGAGTCTTTTTGGTACCGGACTTTTATACCCTGTTTGCTAGCGCCGCCGAAATGGACAAAATCGACGATATTCCCGTTTTTCGCGCGAGGTATCTTGAGCCCACGCTCGAACAGCGCATACTGAAACGGATGCTTGACCTAACGGTTGCCGGCAGCGCTCTCTTTGCTTTGTGGCCCTTGTTTATTGTTATTGCAACTATGATTAGGCTGGATAGTCCCGGGCCGGTGATTTACAGCCAGGTGCGCGTGGGCCGGAACGAGAAAGAGTTTAAAGTATTTAAATTCCGGACTATGCGGCAAGATGCCGAAAAATACACCGGTCCCGTGCTCGCAGCGGAAAATGATCCGCGCATTACAAGGGTTGGAAGGTTGCTGCGCGCAACCCGCCTTGATGAACTGCCTCAGCTTTTTAACGTCCTCAAAGGCGATATGAGCATCGTCGGGCCGCGCCCGGAACGCCCTGTGTTTGTTCGTCAGTTTAAGGAAGAAATACCGGAGTATGTTTACCGGCACAACGTAAAACCGGGCATCACTGGTCTTGCCCAGGTATACGGAAAGTACAATACTACTCCTTATGATAAACTTATTTACGACTTATCTATATCCAGAAATTTGGCATAATAACTGACCTCGTGATTATGCTGCAGACAGTAAGGGTGCT
This window contains:
- a CDS encoding sugar transferase yields the protein MRRNFPMLRKFILLAGDFVLLAGAAYLAFQAVFSRGAPPGMADSWRNMVAVMLCVAVILFNVHGLFSLARKKFSELAISLAVALANIFIIIMAVSFFLRDFTYSRTLLVLTFAIQLVLLLLWKYLFWRIEHALISPKDVLIVGTQQECARLVAKLQAQLHLNYNVRYVCTDCEGNSWQKAVDDIDLVIICPGTDVRNKAGIVHFCHNRGKRVFLVPDFYTLFASAAEMDKIDDIPVFRARYLEPTLEQRILKRMLDLTVAGSALFALWPLFIVIATMIRLDSPGPVIYSQVRVGRNEKEFKVFKFRTMRQDAEKYTGPVLAAENDPRITRVGRLLRATRLDELPQLFNVLKGDMSIVGPRPERPVFVRQFKEEIPEYVYRHNVKPGITGLAQVYGKYNTTPYDKLIYDLSISRNLA
- a CDS encoding GumC family protein, producing MEETTLDLRDIVKTLKKRSKLIVKVFLAVVLAAAVISFIIPPTYEAETTLRIKQPKGLANSLLGDLPVGNPLGAKLLMSTYAEILKSRTVVQAVIDKTQADKEEPPTYEDMLKRITTQPVKDTEILNVKVQAKSPEEAQLVANTLVETFIDRLTTLVRSEQSTVREFIGGRLEEAKKELERAEAALERYKREQKIVAPADETKALVDKLAAVDKLAADNDIALAAAQARLASAEQQLGREKPGFIADSPLIQQYKTKLAELEVQLVSLSQNYTDKHPKVAAVKAAIAETRSKLDAEIARVVSAEAPSMNPIHQGLLQAKLQAEAEIAVGQARQAAIGRIVADGEREIAKLPAKEQGLVKVMRDVTVAQEIYIMLAKRHEEARISEVMQPTDVQVIDAAIAPEKPIKPKIVLNIAIAAVLGLFLGVGSAFFLEYMNKTIRTVDDVKYYLDLPVLGTIPDFDSDTTPRANSLADKLKRLFGSRKKGVSA
- a CDS encoding CpsD/CapB family tyrosine-protein kinase, which produces MSTKRKLIVHEDAKSPIAEAYRTLRTNINFAKMGGELRSILFTSAGPGEGKSTTVANTAVALAQTGKRIIIVDCDLRKPVQHKIFGKKNRGVTNYLVEDTPIDGLLQETGIENLLLLPSGPIPPNPSELLGSPRMQELIAYLQSRADMVIIDAPPVIAVTDACVLASKVDGVILTIASGLVRPEMAKHAKELLIKANGHILGVILNRMEIEEEHAYYYYYYGSER